Genomic DNA from Triticum dicoccoides isolate Atlit2015 ecotype Zavitan chromosome 4B, WEW_v2.0, whole genome shotgun sequence:
TActgcacctgacttgcacacacaaaTTCTCTCTTGATGTGCTAATACATATGCAAAGACAAACACATAAATAGTGGAACAAGGAGAGGTAATCCCCAGACTTGCGAGCACGACGACAATGAACTAACCTTTTCGGTTTGGTGTTGAGGCACATCACCTCGTCCCCTTTGAAATCCGCCTTCAGAATATGATGGAGACTATGTATCATACACAAAAGAAACATTACTTAATGGGTTCAATTGCTAAAAGCCTACAATTCAGATGGGTATAACTTACCAAGTCATCTGTTGCTGATTGCATTATGCCATCAAAGTCGACTCCCCCTTTCTCAGCCAAAGACTACAAACATCAGCATGTCAGCACATACCTATTCACTCAGACTCTAATTTACAAGAGAAGATAATATTACCTGAACAACAAGCTCAATGCCTCGAAGACGCTTGATCTCCTGCTTCAAATATTTGTTTTCTCTTTCTAGACGCTCCTCCTTAGCAGATTGCACCGGCTGTGAGGCCATCGCCCTTTTAGACTTAAACTTCGCCTTCTATGCTTTGCTAAACAACTCATTAGCAATTCCCAGCCTGCCATGTGGCATTCTGCCTGCTGCTTCGTAGATGATTTGTCCATCTAAATCCGGGTGCTCCTCTTCCCAATTTTCTCCATGGGCATTTTTCATTGCCTTATCAAAATCCTCCTTTTCAAATTAAAATTAATGGTAAACTGCAGTGTTATGCACATAGTTCTCATGATGATTATAATGAACTAAGTTGCAATATTTTACTGACCCAATGATCAGCAGTTCTTTGACTGCATATCTGCTCTTCATTAGTCCCTCGATGCAATTTGTGCGTGTGAAGCCAAGCACCAGAAATTCCAGGGTCTTTCCCGGTTTTGAGTTTCTGCATTTCAAGAGTGTGACACATCATCCAATGTAAATGAAACTTCCTTATTAAACAGTAAGCACAAAGATGTTTGACGAAAATAGTACCAGAAATTGACGTGTGGCGACAACATTTCTAGCACCACTGCAATGGAAGACCGTGTCCCCATTAGCAAGTCTGTTCCTTTTGTTGGTTAAAGATAACCCTCTAAATTCAGTACTACTCCAGTGCTCACATAGTAGACGCCAACCAACGTCTGTACCAAAGTCAACTCTCTTTGCAGCAATTAAAGCTTCCTGAGTTGGCCAGCGGTTACCGTCCTCATCCTCTTCTGTTAGTTCTGTAGGCAATTGTCCCTTCTTCTTTAATCTTTTGATGGCTGCTGCCTTTTCCTCATGTAGCATCTGCTTCACTTTCCTAGTTAAGTTCTCCTCCAAAACACCATCTGCCTTCTCTTGCTCCGATGGGTCACACTTGAAACGCCACTGCCAAAAACCATCCCAAAACATTTTTTGTTAGTTACTAGTGCATTTGTGGAAGTGAGCATATGCATAATCATCAAAGCTTCCAACACTTCATAGATAAACCAAGTAGTTTTGTCATGGTTGTGACCAAAATAAAGAATTTTAACTACCACCTATCCACCAGTTTTAGACTTCTTATGTCTAAATATAATATGTTCACCTATGTTTCAGAATTCTAAGTACTAGAAAAACTGATTCAAAATTCTCAAAGCATTGTGCGCATATACTTACCCAAAAttcttccactattttggaagctgCTGTTCTTACTTCTGGACCAGGGGACCACTTGTAGTCCTCCCAACACAATACCGGTTTCTGGTCATTTTTTGGACCAATTGGCGGTGGATAC
This window encodes:
- the LOC119294099 gene encoding aspartate and glycine-rich protein-like; this translates as MASQPVQSAKEERLERENKYLKQEIKRLRGIELVVQSLAEKGGVDFDGIMQSATDDLSPSYSEGGFQRGRGDVPQHQTEKGMGSRTGGSTSHGNDDEDDDYGNGGYGNYGEGDLYGDEHYDHYGDGEYDDYGDEDDYGYGYGGGDGDDDDWL